Proteins encoded by one window of Vibrio algicola:
- a CDS encoding porin, which yields MKKLLLSTLIPALLLSTAASAADIYKAEDGSHVNLYSRLGYNITNKGTNDQDTRGVFDGRIGLSGSQTINEHADVIGQAQYQVGAAEYANSLDPKSSDLTARYVWAGIDGHEYGKIKGGRVDSGLIMFTDIGDVFATSDVSMARQAGMVDKTAVQVFRQDGTLQYQNTIGNLDVSAGYIFGNDTSALDYGYNAALRYTIDMGAAGTLAPVVAYQKTEADDSNDNPNADYQFWGVGTRYYLNKLMLGALYSQDEVDGIYADKSTDKVMEFTAVYDLNDDWAFRAGYRNLQNDDGDGLELNDTTFEVQYKLTAMSSIYTTYEIRDGDNGVDLANKSTNFGGDADENFYSVGIRFEI from the coding sequence ATGAAAAAGTTACTACTGTCTACATTAATCCCTGCATTACTTCTCTCCACTGCAGCCAGCGCTGCTGATATCTATAAAGCAGAAGACGGTTCTCATGTAAACTTATACAGCCGTTTGGGTTACAACATCACAAACAAAGGTACCAACGATCAAGATACTCGTGGTGTGTTTGATGGACGTATCGGCCTTAGTGGTTCTCAAACTATTAATGAACATGCTGACGTTATCGGTCAAGCACAATATCAAGTTGGGGCAGCGGAATACGCTAACTCATTAGATCCAAAATCTTCTGATTTAACCGCTCGTTATGTATGGGCCGGTATCGATGGACATGAATACGGTAAAATTAAAGGCGGTCGTGTTGATTCTGGTTTGATCATGTTTACTGACATTGGTGATGTGTTCGCAACATCAGATGTGTCTATGGCGCGTCAGGCAGGTATGGTTGATAAAACAGCAGTACAAGTTTTCCGTCAAGACGGCACTCTGCAATACCAAAACACCATTGGTAACTTAGACGTTTCTGCCGGTTATATTTTCGGTAATGACACTTCAGCACTGGATTATGGTTACAATGCCGCGCTTCGTTACACCATTGATATGGGCGCTGCAGGTACATTAGCTCCTGTTGTGGCATATCAAAAAACTGAAGCTGACGATTCAAATGATAATCCAAATGCAGATTACCAATTCTGGGGCGTGGGCACACGTTACTACCTAAACAAATTAATGTTAGGTGCATTGTATTCTCAAGATGAAGTTGACGGTATCTACGCTGATAAGAGTACTGATAAAGTAATGGAATTCACCGCGGTTTACGACTTAAACGATGATTGGGCATTCCGTGCCGGTTACCGTAACCTACAAAATGACGACGGTGATGGTTTAGAGCTAAACGATACTACTTTCGAAGTTCAATACAAACTAACGGCAATGTCTTCTATTTACACTACTTACGAAATCCGTGATGGCGACAATGGTGTTGATTTAGCGAATAAAAGCACTAACTTCGGCGGCGATGCTGACGAAAACTTCTACAGTGTTGGTATTCGTTTCGAAATCTAA
- a CDS encoding CvfB family protein produces the protein MINIGQINTLNVTKKTDFGYFLDADDFGSVLLPNKFAPDGIEVGSDVDVMLYFDSDNQLSATTETPIAQVGQWGMMHVVGVNNIGAFVDWGIDKKDLLIPFSNQRVPLNEEQNILVYVYSDSASGRIVGTTKFNKLLDKTPANYEINQQVELLIAERTDLGFKAIIHGEHWGVIFKSDVFGKLFVGKRLKGYIKAIREDGRINLSLQKIGVAKMDDLSEKVMHVLQTKGGFLPLSDKSTPEAIFTVFRTSKGTFKKTIGGLYKDGKIRIEKDGIYLND, from the coding sequence ATGATTAATATTGGTCAAATCAACACCCTTAATGTCACTAAAAAAACCGATTTTGGTTACTTCCTTGATGCCGATGATTTCGGTTCAGTATTACTGCCAAACAAGTTCGCACCCGATGGTATTGAGGTGGGTAGTGATGTCGATGTGATGTTGTATTTTGATTCAGATAATCAATTGTCAGCCACCACAGAAACTCCGATCGCTCAAGTAGGGCAATGGGGCATGATGCATGTGGTCGGGGTCAATAATATTGGCGCATTTGTTGATTGGGGAATTGATAAAAAAGATTTGTTGATCCCATTTAGTAACCAGCGTGTACCTCTAAACGAAGAACAAAATATTCTGGTGTATGTTTATTCGGATTCGGCATCGGGCCGCATTGTGGGTACCACTAAATTCAATAAACTGTTAGATAAAACCCCCGCCAATTATGAGATTAATCAGCAAGTTGAATTGTTGATTGCCGAGCGTACCGACCTTGGTTTTAAAGCTATTATTCATGGCGAGCATTGGGGAGTGATCTTTAAATCGGATGTGTTTGGTAAGTTATTTGTTGGTAAGCGATTAAAAGGCTATATCAAAGCGATCCGAGAAGATGGCCGCATTAACTTATCGTTGCAAAAAATTGGTGTAGCAAAAATGGATGACCTGAGTGAAAAGGTGATGCATGTGCTACAAACCAAAGGCGGCTTCCTACCATTAAGTGATAAGTCGACCCCAGAAGCGATCTTTACCGTATTCAGAACCAGTAAAGGCACCTTTAAAAAGACCATCGGCGGTTTGTATAAAGACGGTAAAATTCGTATCGAAAAAGATGGTATCTACTTGAACGATTAA
- a CDS encoding PaaI family thioesterase, whose translation MDILTTANQHLSYFGEQLVPMIGYCKPEIIKITQETVEIKIPLNKPTKNHLNSMYFGALAVGADAAGGFLAISKSEQMGKKISLAFKAVKAEFLARPEDDVVFVCHDGKLIDQMLAETVKTGGRVNQPVTITALCPTLNGEDPVAIFELTLSVKALAAN comes from the coding sequence ATGGATATTCTAACAACCGCAAATCAGCATCTTAGTTATTTTGGAGAGCAACTTGTACCGATGATCGGCTATTGCAAACCTGAGATCATTAAGATCACCCAAGAAACGGTTGAAATAAAAATCCCGTTAAATAAACCGACTAAAAATCATCTTAATAGTATGTATTTTGGCGCATTGGCGGTGGGCGCAGATGCCGCAGGGGGATTTTTAGCCATTAGTAAATCTGAGCAGATGGGGAAAAAAATCTCACTCGCATTTAAAGCAGTGAAAGCTGAGTTTTTAGCTCGGCCAGAAGATGACGTGGTGTTTGTGTGTCACGACGGCAAACTGATTGATCAAATGTTAGCCGAAACAGTGAAAACGGGGGGGCGAGTCAATCAACCTGTCACCATTACCGCGCTGTGTCCTACCTTAAATGGGGAGGATCCCGTGGCTATTTTTGAACTGACTTTGTCGGTAAAGGCACTAGCGGCAAACTAG
- a CDS encoding putative PEP-binding protein, whose amino-acid sequence MSQTNDGKIPNNLQLGDVLSSHTDSVLPDAQHLFVSLSDLICERIGYHPEIGLQLETLSVSDKAQLSAIVGEDTLSADVIDKHFVETLVKVINSAIQPSHQDIRICLSDTDSHRYSALLGGQIEDQEVNPAIGLRGVARFASNQHTHSFELECRVIKQLREKGLDIDIVVPFVRALSDAATIIDRLAVQGLPRGLNGLKVLFCCDAPASVLLADRLLQYFDGMVVNTNNLTQLTIGADQTSAALGSLFNPEHEAVVILIHQALKSAQQANKPCVVYCQKLAQYPKIRDVLLEHESLQVLAGL is encoded by the coding sequence CACACCGATAGCGTTCTGCCAGACGCACAGCATTTATTTGTGTCGTTGAGTGATTTGATTTGCGAGCGTATTGGTTATCATCCTGAAATTGGTTTACAGCTTGAGACGTTAAGCGTATCAGACAAAGCGCAACTGTCTGCTATCGTGGGTGAAGACACATTAAGCGCCGATGTCATTGATAAGCATTTTGTCGAAACCTTAGTCAAGGTGATCAACTCGGCGATCCAACCTTCGCATCAAGATATACGAATTTGTTTATCCGATACCGACAGCCACCGTTATAGCGCTTTATTAGGTGGTCAGATTGAAGATCAAGAAGTTAACCCTGCCATTGGTTTGCGCGGAGTCGCACGTTTTGCATCGAATCAGCATACCCACTCTTTTGAACTCGAATGTCGGGTTATCAAACAGTTGAGAGAAAAGGGACTGGATATTGACATTGTGGTGCCCTTTGTTCGAGCGTTAAGTGATGCTGCAACTATTATCGACCGTCTTGCCGTACAAGGTCTACCTCGCGGATTAAATGGCTTAAAAGTATTGTTTTGTTGTGATGCACCCGCGTCTGTTTTATTGGCTGATCGCTTATTGCAATATTTTGATGGCATGGTGGTTAATACCAATAATCTGACTCAATTAACCATTGGCGCAGATCAAACCAGTGCGGCATTAGGGTCATTATTTAACCCAGAGCATGAAGCGGTGGTGATATTGATCCATCAGGCGCTAAAATCGGCTCAACAAGCCAATAAACCTTGTGTGGTGTATTGCCAGAAATTAGCCCAATACCCAAAAATTCGAGATGTTTTACTCGAGCATGAAAGCTTGCAAGTGCTGGCCGGTTTATAA